The Miscanthus floridulus cultivar M001 unplaced genomic scaffold, ASM1932011v1 os_2213_1_2, whole genome shotgun sequence genome has a window encoding:
- the LOC136534700 gene encoding ubiquitin carboxyl-terminal hydrolase 14-like isoform X1, whose product MDLLRSHLHKVRIPEPTNRIHKDECCVSFDTPRSEGGLYVDMSSFLGFGREYVEWNFEKTGNPVYLHIVQRRKPEPDEADRPLKKPTLLAIGVEGGFGDQEPEYDDTFEIVILPDFISLPFPSVDLPEKVRLAVDKVLLAESADRKEQLAAWVADKKNISAYAMDLQQLDNGVIVPPTGWKCSKCDKTENLWLNLTDGMILCGRKLWDGSGGNNHAIEHYEQTKYPLAVKLGTITADLEAADVFSYPEDDSVEDPLLAQHLSHFGIDFSSLQKTEMTTAERELDTNTNYDWNRIQESGKDAELLFGPGYTGLANLGNSCYMASIMQVMFSTHPFISRYFEKQSLKAAFATAPADPTVGLNMQMTKLGHGLLSGKYSAPANEGQEGIHPRMFKSVIAANHPEFSSMRQQDALDFFLHLIDRVEKANPGNHEQNPCSGFKFVVEERVQCPSGKVSYNKRSDYILSLSIPLHEAINKEQLEAFNEKKAAMDLDGKEVSNEDIVRPRVPLEACLASFSGPEEIPDFYSTALNSKITATKTAGFNTFPDYLVLHMRKFVMEAGWVPKKLDVYIDVPDTIDITHMRSKGVQPGEELLSEGGSGDNSAEPAHPVASEDIVSQLASMGFNYLHCQKAAINTSNTGVEEAMNWLLSHMDDPDINDPISKDSRACEPSVDEASVQTLVSFGFQEDVATTALKASGGNIEKATDWIFSHPEASSSASADSSNSNANADDAYIPDGSGRYKLMAFVSHMGTSTHCGHYVAHVLKDGRWTIFNDSKVAASVDLPKEMGYLYFFQRISN is encoded by the exons CGAGGCGGATCGCCCGCTTAAGAAGCCCACCCTCCTCGCTATAG GTGTGGAAGGaggttttggtgatcaagaacCAGAATATGACGATACTTTTGAAATTGTCATCTTACCTGATTTTATCTCTCTTCCATTTCCGTCAGTTGATTTGCCAGAGAAG GTTAGGCTTGCGGTTGATAAAGTTTTACTTGCTGAAAGTGCTGATAGGAAAGAACAATTGGCTGCTTGGGTTGCTGACAAGAAGAACATTAGTGCATATGCTATGGACCTGCAACAGCTAGACAATGGTGTTATTGTGCCTCCTACTGGATGGAAGTGTAGCAAATGCGATAAAACTGAGAACCTCTGGTTGAATTTAACTGATGGTATGATCCTTTGTGGGAGGAAGCTTTGGGATGGGAGTGGTGGGAATAATCATGCCATTGAACACTATGAACAGACTAAATACCCTCTTGCGGTAAAGCTTGGGACAATTACTGCCGATTTGGAAGCAGCAG ATGTTTTCTCATACCCTGAAGATGATAGCGTTGAAGATCCGTTATTAGCTCAGCACTTATCACATTTCGGTATCGATTTTTCTTCACTTCAAAAG ACTGAGATGACTACTGCTGAGAGAGAACTTGATACCAACACAAATTATGACTGGAATAGAATACAAGAAAGTGGAAAAGATGCTGAACTTTTGTTTGGACCTGGCTATACAGGTCTTGCGAATCTTGGGAATAG TTGCTATATGGCTTCTATAATGCAAGTCATGTTTTCAACCCATCCTTTCATATCAAG ATACTTTGAGAAACAGAGTTTGAAAGCTGCATTTGCAACTGCTCCAGCTGATCCAACAGTAGGCCTAAACATGCAAAT GACAAAACTAGGACATGGTTTGCTCTCTGGTAAATATTCTGCACCAGCAAACGAG GGGCAGGAAGGGATACATCCTCGCATGTTTAAGTCAGTTATTGCTGCGAACCATCCTGAATTTTCTAGCATGAGACAACAG GATGCCCTCGACTTCTTCCTTCACCTTATTGACAGAGTTGAGAAGGCAAACCCTGGGAACCATGAGCAAAATCCTTGTTCCGGTTTCAAGTTCGTTGTTGAAGAGAGGGTCCAATGCCCTTCTGGGAAAGTTTCTTACAACAAACGGTCTGACTATATTCTTTCTTTGAGCATACCACTGCATGAGGCAATTAATAAAG AGCAGCTAGAAGCTTTTAATGAGAAGAAAGCTGCAATGGACTTGGATGGAAAAGAAGT GTCTAATGAGGATATTGTCAGGCCTAGAGTCCCATTGGAGGCTTGCTTAGCGAGTTTTTCGGGGCCAGAGGAAATCCCGGATTTTTATAGCACTGCATTAAATTCGAAGATTACCGCCACTAA GACTGCTGGTTTCAACACCTTTCCTGATTACCTTGTGTTGCACATGCGCAAATTTGTAATGGAAGCAGGATGGGTGCCAAAGAAACTCG ATGTTTATATAGATGTGCCAGATACGATTGATATCACACATATGCGCAGCAAAGGTGTACAGCCTGGGGAAGAGCTGCTATCTGAAGGAG GTTCAGGTGACAACAGTGCCGAGCCTGCTCACCCCGTTGCCAGTGAGGATATTGTGTCCCAACTTGCAAGCATGGGCTTCAACTACCTTCATTGTCAGAAAGCTGCTATTAACACATCAAACACAGGAGTTGAGGAGGCGATGAATTGGCTCCTCTCTCACATGGATGATCCAG ATATAAATGACCCAATATCAAAAGATTCACGTGCTTGTGAGCCGTCTGTTGATGAAGCAAGCGTTCAAACTCTCGTTTCCTTTGGATTTCAGGAAGATGTTGCCACAACGGCCCTGAAAGCTTCT GGCGGTAATATTGAGAAAGCTACCGACTGGATTTTCAGCCACCCCGAAGCATCGAGCTCAGCATCTGCTGATTCTTCCAATAGCAATGCTAATGCTGATGATGCATACATTCCAGATGGAAGTGGCA GATACAAGCTGATGGCATTCGTGAGCCATATGGGCACCTCAACCCACTGCGGGCACTACGTAGCTCATGTCCTCAAAGATGGGAGGTGGACAATCTTCAACGACAGCAAGGTCGCAGCATCTGTTGACCTGCCCAAGGAAATGGGCTACCTCTATTTCTTTCAGAGGATTAGCAACTAG
- the LOC136534700 gene encoding ubiquitin carboxyl-terminal hydrolase 14-like isoform X2 — protein MDLLRSHLHKVRIPEPTNRIHKDECCVSFDTPRSEGGLYVDMSSFLGFGREYVEWNFEKTGNPVYLHIVQRRKPEPDEADRPLKKPTLLAIGVEGGFGDQEPEYDDTFEIVILPDFISLPFPSVDLPEKVRLAVDKVLLAESADRKEQLAAWVADKKNISAYAMDLQQLDNGVIVPPTGWKCSKCDKTENLWLNLTDGMILCGRKLWDGSGGNNHAIEHYEQTKYPLAVKLGTITADLEAADVFSYPEDDSVEDPLLAQHLSHFGIDFSSLQKTEMTTAERELDTNTNYDWNRIQESGKDAELLFGPGYTGLANLGNSCYMASIMQVMFSTHPFISRYFEKQSLKAAFATAPADPTVGLNMQMTKLGHGLLSGKYSAPANEGQEGIHPRMFKSVIAANHPEFSSMRQQDALDFFLHLIDRVEKANPGNHEQNPCSGFKFVVEERVQCPSGKVSYNKRSDYILSLSIPLHEAINKEQLEAFNEKKAAMDLDGKEVSNEDIVRPRVPLEACLASFSGPEEIPDFYSTALNSKITATKTAGFNTFPDYLVLHMRKFVMEAGWVPKKLDVYIDVPDTIDITHMRSKGVQPGEELLSEGGDNSAEPAHPVASEDIVSQLASMGFNYLHCQKAAINTSNTGVEEAMNWLLSHMDDPDINDPISKDSRACEPSVDEASVQTLVSFGFQEDVATTALKASGGNIEKATDWIFSHPEASSSASADSSNSNANADDAYIPDGSGRYKLMAFVSHMGTSTHCGHYVAHVLKDGRWTIFNDSKVAASVDLPKEMGYLYFFQRISN, from the exons CGAGGCGGATCGCCCGCTTAAGAAGCCCACCCTCCTCGCTATAG GTGTGGAAGGaggttttggtgatcaagaacCAGAATATGACGATACTTTTGAAATTGTCATCTTACCTGATTTTATCTCTCTTCCATTTCCGTCAGTTGATTTGCCAGAGAAG GTTAGGCTTGCGGTTGATAAAGTTTTACTTGCTGAAAGTGCTGATAGGAAAGAACAATTGGCTGCTTGGGTTGCTGACAAGAAGAACATTAGTGCATATGCTATGGACCTGCAACAGCTAGACAATGGTGTTATTGTGCCTCCTACTGGATGGAAGTGTAGCAAATGCGATAAAACTGAGAACCTCTGGTTGAATTTAACTGATGGTATGATCCTTTGTGGGAGGAAGCTTTGGGATGGGAGTGGTGGGAATAATCATGCCATTGAACACTATGAACAGACTAAATACCCTCTTGCGGTAAAGCTTGGGACAATTACTGCCGATTTGGAAGCAGCAG ATGTTTTCTCATACCCTGAAGATGATAGCGTTGAAGATCCGTTATTAGCTCAGCACTTATCACATTTCGGTATCGATTTTTCTTCACTTCAAAAG ACTGAGATGACTACTGCTGAGAGAGAACTTGATACCAACACAAATTATGACTGGAATAGAATACAAGAAAGTGGAAAAGATGCTGAACTTTTGTTTGGACCTGGCTATACAGGTCTTGCGAATCTTGGGAATAG TTGCTATATGGCTTCTATAATGCAAGTCATGTTTTCAACCCATCCTTTCATATCAAG ATACTTTGAGAAACAGAGTTTGAAAGCTGCATTTGCAACTGCTCCAGCTGATCCAACAGTAGGCCTAAACATGCAAAT GACAAAACTAGGACATGGTTTGCTCTCTGGTAAATATTCTGCACCAGCAAACGAG GGGCAGGAAGGGATACATCCTCGCATGTTTAAGTCAGTTATTGCTGCGAACCATCCTGAATTTTCTAGCATGAGACAACAG GATGCCCTCGACTTCTTCCTTCACCTTATTGACAGAGTTGAGAAGGCAAACCCTGGGAACCATGAGCAAAATCCTTGTTCCGGTTTCAAGTTCGTTGTTGAAGAGAGGGTCCAATGCCCTTCTGGGAAAGTTTCTTACAACAAACGGTCTGACTATATTCTTTCTTTGAGCATACCACTGCATGAGGCAATTAATAAAG AGCAGCTAGAAGCTTTTAATGAGAAGAAAGCTGCAATGGACTTGGATGGAAAAGAAGT GTCTAATGAGGATATTGTCAGGCCTAGAGTCCCATTGGAGGCTTGCTTAGCGAGTTTTTCGGGGCCAGAGGAAATCCCGGATTTTTATAGCACTGCATTAAATTCGAAGATTACCGCCACTAA GACTGCTGGTTTCAACACCTTTCCTGATTACCTTGTGTTGCACATGCGCAAATTTGTAATGGAAGCAGGATGGGTGCCAAAGAAACTCG ATGTTTATATAGATGTGCCAGATACGATTGATATCACACATATGCGCAGCAAAGGTGTACAGCCTGGGGAAGAGCTGCTATCTGAAGGAG GTGACAACAGTGCCGAGCCTGCTCACCCCGTTGCCAGTGAGGATATTGTGTCCCAACTTGCAAGCATGGGCTTCAACTACCTTCATTGTCAGAAAGCTGCTATTAACACATCAAACACAGGAGTTGAGGAGGCGATGAATTGGCTCCTCTCTCACATGGATGATCCAG ATATAAATGACCCAATATCAAAAGATTCACGTGCTTGTGAGCCGTCTGTTGATGAAGCAAGCGTTCAAACTCTCGTTTCCTTTGGATTTCAGGAAGATGTTGCCACAACGGCCCTGAAAGCTTCT GGCGGTAATATTGAGAAAGCTACCGACTGGATTTTCAGCCACCCCGAAGCATCGAGCTCAGCATCTGCTGATTCTTCCAATAGCAATGCTAATGCTGATGATGCATACATTCCAGATGGAAGTGGCA GATACAAGCTGATGGCATTCGTGAGCCATATGGGCACCTCAACCCACTGCGGGCACTACGTAGCTCATGTCCTCAAAGATGGGAGGTGGACAATCTTCAACGACAGCAAGGTCGCAGCATCTGTTGACCTGCCCAAGGAAATGGGCTACCTCTATTTCTTTCAGAGGATTAGCAACTAG